The uncultured Carboxylicivirga sp. genomic interval TACCGAATAGTTATTAATGTTTAATAAATCCAATAAGTACAAATTCTGAAAAAAGTCAGATACTTTTGATTTTCTAAAAGTCTCCTGAAATGCTCTTTTTAATTCCATGTCAACATGAAAGTACAAGGTGAGTTTTATCCAATCTTTTTCAGGATTAATATCCTTTTTATCATTGTCAATAGTGAATTTCTGTGTGGTTGAACAATAGATTAAGTTGGTAATAAAAGATTGAAGTTGAATCGGGATGCTCACTTTCTGAAACAAAAGTGATTTGAAACTTTCTAGTAGTTGTTCTACTTCTGAACTTCCTGTTAATTCTTCAATTTTATCTTTTAGCCTGCTATAGGAGTGGTCTTTTTTTACATCAAGATTAAAAACTAGCTTGAATGAATGGATGTCTTCAACATCAACTACATCTTTCATATATTCAAGCTCTTTGTTTATTTTAAAACCTAGGTTATCTTCTAAAACATTATCTTTAAAAAGAAAGTTAGTTAAAAGAACTGAAGCATTGGATTTGTAGTCCATCAAATAAAGTCTGTTTAACCTTGTTGTTCCAATTGACTCTATATTATTTGTTGCTCTTTCAAATTCATCAAAATAGAAGAATCCCATACGTTGAAATGGTTTGCTAATTTGCTCATTTCCACCTGAAGAATATGCTACTACTTTAGAAGGTAAAATCTTGTCAAATGCTTCAATATAATAATCTTCAGTACTGAAATCCTTTTTTATAAGTTGAACTTCCTTTTCTCCATCAACTTTATATGTTATAATTGGCGGTTTATGTTTGTATTTTTTAATGGTTACATTTCTTGTCAGACCATTTTTTACATAATCGCCAGGTTCATTTTGTAACAAGTTGTTGGCTGATAATGGAATTAGATATTCTATTAAAAAGCCAAAATTGCTATCTGTTTTTATATATTTTTTTGCTGATAAATTATTGATTGATTCTAAATAGAAAAAGATTTCTGAAATCAACTCCATTACATTTGATTTGCCCGACCCATTAAGACCAGCAAAACAAATAGGGTCAATCTCGTTTCTATTGAAATTATTTTTAAACTTAATCTCAAATTCAGGCTGTAAACCCCTAAACTCTGAATATATTTTAATTCTTACTATTTCCATTAGTGTGTATTAAATAAAGCCTGAATGGGGACTCCGAATATTTTAATTGTTTGTAATGTTCAGGGTATTCAGTATTCATAACTCCAGGAAAGTATGCCTGTTTGATTTCCTTTTCAGATTGTAATTCTTGAATAATAAACTCATGCAACAATTCAAAAGAAGGATTGAAAAGTTTCTCTTTTAGCTTCTCTGCTAACCCATTGAATGTAAATGCCGATTCATTAAATTCTGTTCTGACAAATACTTTAAAAGACCTGAATAACTCTATTTTTACATTTTCTTCACTAATATTTACTAAACCATAATTATCACCTAAACGATTAATTATTTCTTCAAATGTAAATTCCTGCCCCTTAAACTCTTCATGAATAAACCGAGGCATATTTACATTGTAATTGGCAAATGTTATTTTGCCTGCCTGTGTCTCACTGATGTATTTTAGGATTGGGTCGTTTTCACGGGAAAGTTCTTCTTCTATTTCCTTTAATCGTTTTTCTTCTTGATATTCCTCAAATGCAGGTATCATAAAATCCTCAGCAATTCCAAGTTGAGTTGAACTGTCTTTTACAATCTGAAACTGCTCCAAAGTTTTTATAGCATCTAATGCAGGAATCTTTAAACTATTAAGCGTTTTTTGAAATGACTTGATTGCTTCCAATGCAGGAAGATTCATTTTTTGTATTGTCTCCTGTACAGCTTGAATATTTTTTAAAGGTTCAGATAATACTTTTTCAATTTGTCGTTGCTGTTTTGCAATTGCTTGTGTCGCTTTTAATAAACTTAATTGTGATTCATACCAGTTAATGGTTCTTATACTGGTTTGTAACTCTACATTTTCATCAACTAACTCAAGTTCTTCACGAAATGCCTTTTGAAGAAGTGAATTGAAAAGTTGTTTAGAATCAGTTAAGGATTTTTCAAGTTTTTGTTTTTCAGCCAAAGCTTTTTCAACAATTGACTCAAAACTTTTTTGCAGTTCAATTGGTGCTAATGGAAATAGATGTTGCTTGAACTTTACCTGAGATATATTCAGCATAGAACCACTTGTCCCAGTAGCTTTCTTTGCTAAATTCGTTCGATAACCTCTATTGGTTAGGACATATTTGAAATAGAAAGTTTGTACTTTTTCTTTATTTAGGTCAATTCTCCAAAGCTTATCAGGTAAAAACAATTCTTCATAATTCTTATCAACAACACAAGTGGCAGCAACTAGTTCCTTTGTATTTGCTCTTGAAAATAATAAATCTCCTTTTTGAGGGTGAACCAACTGTTTTTTTATAATTGACTTGTCAACAGCTTTATGTTGTTCAGGTTTAAAATACCCAGACGTAACAGAACTTACTTTTAATACACCTAATTCATCTTTCTGTATCTGTCTGTTTTCACCGTTAGCACTCCATCCTGATTTTATCCCTTTAATAAAACTTGACATTTTAACCTGTTCCCAGTTTTTGGTATTTAAAAAAGGGTCACCAAACATTTCAAGAAATACAGATTTAACCAATTCATTTAAAATTGTTATGCTTTGTTTTCGTTTCCGGATGACATCTTCTGCTTCATTTAATATTTGCGCATAAGCCTTTTGTTTGTCTATCGATGGGAAAGGAATTCTAAGGTTATCAATATGGGCATTCGTTAAATTATTAATATTTCCTCCTCGAGCAAGGTTTGATATTGTTTCTCTGTAATTCTCTGTTCTAAAAAACAAAGCGGCATAATCTTTATCAATGTTCTCATTAAATCTCAAGACTTTGCAAAATGCTCCAAAGCTAAATTCTAAATCAGAATTGACTTTGGCACTTTTACCAACTATTTTAATACTTCCGCTAGAAGTTGAAATTAAGATGTCACCTTTTCTTAAAAATTGGTTTGGTTTAACTAGACTATCAGGCACATACACTAAATCATTAAATGTTAGTTCTTGGTCATCAGTAATGTTTCCTGCCCTTAAAATGGGGATATAGCCTTTTTGAGGAGCCAATAGAGATTGTTCCTTTTTATAAGTAATACCCCTAACTTGAGTTATGAGTTTTCCTAAGAGTTCAGTTCTCATTTAATCATTCCATTTAGTTCTTCCATACCTGAGAGAATCTCTTTTTCTAAGCTTATAAGTTTTTTCAGTAAATCTTTTGGTGGTTGGTATTCCTCTTCCTGATAATTGAAATCTTTATATGGATTATTGCTTAAATTAAAATCATTCTCTTCTATCTCACTTACTGGTACATAAAAATGTTGATTTTTACGTTCTTCTTCATTATCGCCAATTCTTTCTTTCCAGCTTTCTACAGCTTTTGGCAAAGGATTTTCTTTTAGTTTTCTTCGATTATCATCTAAGGAATAACCATCACTCAACAATTCATAAAACCAAACTTTGTCAGTATGATATTTTTTTGAATTGAGTTCCACTTTTGTGAACACTAAGATTGCTGTTTTAACTCCCGTGTATGGCTTAAATACTCCTGATGGAATGGAAATTACAGACTCCAGCTGACAGTCCATAAGTAAAGACTTTCGAATGTCTTTTTGAGCTTTGCTTCCTCCAAATAAAACACCTTCAGGAATAATTACAGCTGCTTTACCTCCTGACCTTAACATTCGAATTATTCGGTCAAGGAAAAGTAATTCGGTAGATGTTCCCGAGATTCGGAATTTATCGCTCATTTCTGTTTTCGAAATCTTTCCTGTAAATGGTGGATTTGCCATAATTACAGAATATTGCTCATCGCTTTCGTGAGCATCATATTTTTTCGAAAGTGTATCTATGTTTTCAATATTTGGTTTAGAAATATCGTGTAACATAAGGTTCATTAAACCAATCCGAACCATAGTTTGGTCAATATCAAAACCAAAGAAGGTATTTTCTTTTAGTTTTTTCCAAACTTTGTCTTTAGTTATTTTATCACCTAAAGTCCCACGTTTAAAACCATTTTCGTCTGTGGTTAAATGTTTGTCACTAGTATACTTCGTAAGAATATGTTGATACGCTCCCAATAAAAAACCACCTGTACCACATGCTGGGTCGCAAATTTTGTCAGTAACATCGGGGTCTATTATTTCAGCCATCAATTGAATAATATGTCGTGGTGTTCTAAATTGTCCGTTTTTACCAGCTTGCCCTAACTCATTAAGAAGATATTCATAAACATCGCCTTGTGTGTCCTGAAACTCTTGTCCTTTATCTTGCTGTTTTTTTATCTCTTCGTAAATTTCATCAATTGCTTTCACTGCTTCATCAAGCAAAAGTGGACTAGTTAATAAGAATACAGCATTTTGCATTGAGCGAGTGTAGGGCTGGTCTTCACTTTTTAATGTTTTGATAAATGGAAAAACAAATTTGTTTACCAAACTTAGCATAGCTTCAGGTTCCAACTCTTTAAACTGGCTCCATCTTAGCTTTTTCTTTTCTATAGTATTTTCTTTTGTTTCTTCCTCTTTTGGATTTAACTGGAATTTTCCTGCAAAAATGGACTCGTATTTTTCCTCGGTAAATTCCGATTTAACTATCTTACTTGTATCCATTTCATCTAACCTTCGCATGAAAAGAAGGTAGGATATTTGTTCAATTGCCGTAATTGGGTTTGTAATCCCTCTCGACCAAAACTTATCCCAAAGCTTATTTATTTTTGATTTTAAATCTGATGATAGCATCTATGCTGATATTTTTTGTGTTAATTCTACAATTTCGTTTATCTCATTTGGTTTAAATACACCCAATATTCCGTTTGGATGAATTTGAGTGAACGGAGCACCAACTAAATCTTTTTTACTTATTTGTCCTTTATCTATTATAAATTTCCTGAGAATCTCAAGAAACTGTATTTGATTAGCTCCAAGATTATTGTGTTGTGAAATGAATTCATCGAAAGCTAAGCCAACTACTTCACCAAACGATTTTATTTTTTCAATCCCCAAAATATGTTTTATGAATTGAATAAATTTCGCATTATGATTATCGTAAACTTTTTGAAGCAATTGCAATGTAACATGTGGTTGCTTTTCTTTAAGCATTGTTGCTAACATTTCAATTTCACTTTGTGTAATTCCATGACCTGTTTTTATTTTTTGAAGAATTAGATTATTAGTTGCAAGGTCATGAATTGTACTTTCAACCATTTCTTTGTATTTCTGAATGCTTACGACTTCATTTTCAGGGCCAAATTCAACGGTTTCTTTTTTATATGTTACATCTTTTAAGTTCAATTGAACTTCTTCATTTCCACCAGTATTGATTCCTTTTCGATACCTCATTAATGGTGATAGTTTCTGAAGGATTTCTTCTAGTTTCTCTTCACTAATTGAGTTCCAAAAAGATTCTCTCAATGCCTGTTTTATTAAATCCTTTTGTTTGATAACAATATTGATAGACAAAGGCAATTCATCAATTTGTGCAATTAAAATTTCTTTCATTGCATCAAATTCTTCCTCTTTTTCTTCCAATAGTGTAATTGAAGTTTCAAGAACATCTTTTTTAAACCTCATTTCAAAGAAGTCAACTCTTGAAATAGCTCTCATTATTGGTGCAATTGTTAATTTCAAAAATTCAATTTTTGAATCATCAATTTTTTCCCAGAACCCTTTTTCTTTAAGCCTTGCCAAATCATTTGCATTGTCCATTACCACCACATTATTCTCTGGTAGTAATTCAATAATACCCTGTAATCGACTGATTTCTTTTTCTGCAATGGCTTTGGAATCTTTTTCTTTTGCAATTTCAAATTTGTCAAGTATGGTTTTGAAATACCTGACAGGTAAGGCTAATTGATTGTTACCCTCACGACCTTTTGGATTGAGCTTGAAATATTCGAAATTATCCCAACAATCAATAATCAGGAATTTATCTTTTGTATGACACCAAGGCTTTAAATTATTCTCGTCCAGAACTCTTGTGCCACGTCCAATCATCTGCCAGAATTTGGTGTATGAGAAAACTGGTTTTGCAAAAACTAAGTTAACAGCTTCTCTAACATCAATTCCGGTATCTAACATATCAACACTAATTGCAATTCGAGGGAAGTCACGATTTTTAAATTGGTCAAGCAAACCACCTTTGCCATAAACACGAGGGTCTTCAGAAACAATAACTTTTGCCAATTCACCTTTGTGTTGTGGAAAGAATTGGTCGAAGATTTCTTTAATTCTTCGTGCATGTTTTATGGTCATGCAAAAGAAAATGGTTTTGCCTGGCAAAACCCCGTTTCTATCTTTTATGCACTCTTCCATAAATTCCTTTACAATCAGTGCATTTGTGCCTTTGTTTGTTACTGATTTTTCGAGTGAAGTTCCTTCAAAATTTAGTTCTTCAATGTCTTTACCTTCAGCTATTAGCTTTTTCTGGTCATCGATAGAAATGGTTGTAGCATGAATT includes:
- a CDS encoding restriction endonuclease subunit S; protein product: MRTELLGKLITQVRGITYKKEQSLLAPQKGYIPILRAGNITDDQELTFNDLVYVPDSLVKPNQFLRKGDILISTSSGSIKIVGKSAKVNSDLEFSFGAFCKVLRFNENIDKDYAALFFRTENYRETISNLARGGNINNLTNAHIDNLRIPFPSIDKQKAYAQILNEAEDVIRKRKQSITILNELVKSVFLEMFGDPFLNTKNWEQVKMSSFIKGIKSGWSANGENRQIQKDELGVLKVSSVTSGYFKPEQHKAVDKSIIKKQLVHPQKGDLLFSRANTKELVAATCVVDKNYEELFLPDKLWRIDLNKEKVQTFYFKYVLTNRGYRTNLAKKATGTSGSMLNISQVKFKQHLFPLAPIELQKSFESIVEKALAEKQKLEKSLTDSKQLFNSLLQKAFREELELVDENVELQTSIRTINWYESQLSLLKATQAIAKQQRQIEKVLSEPLKNIQAVQETIQKMNLPALEAIKSFQKTLNSLKIPALDAIKTLEQFQIVKDSSTQLGIAEDFMIPAFEEYQEEKRLKEIEEELSRENDPILKYISETQAGKITFANYNVNMPRFIHEEFKGQEFTFEEIINRLGDNYGLVNISEENVKIELFRSFKVFVRTEFNESAFTFNGLAEKLKEKLFNPSFELLHEFIIQELQSEKEIKQAYFPGVMNTEYPEHYKQLKYSESPFRLYLIHTNGNSKN
- a CDS encoding class I SAM-dependent DNA methyltransferase, translating into MLSSDLKSKINKLWDKFWSRGITNPITAIEQISYLLFMRRLDEMDTSKIVKSEFTEEKYESIFAGKFQLNPKEEETKENTIEKKKLRWSQFKELEPEAMLSLVNKFVFPFIKTLKSEDQPYTRSMQNAVFLLTSPLLLDEAVKAIDEIYEEIKKQQDKGQEFQDTQGDVYEYLLNELGQAGKNGQFRTPRHIIQLMAEIIDPDVTDKICDPACGTGGFLLGAYQHILTKYTSDKHLTTDENGFKRGTLGDKITKDKVWKKLKENTFFGFDIDQTMVRIGLMNLMLHDISKPNIENIDTLSKKYDAHESDEQYSVIMANPPFTGKISKTEMSDKFRISGTSTELLFLDRIIRMLRSGGKAAVIIPEGVLFGGSKAQKDIRKSLLMDCQLESVISIPSGVFKPYTGVKTAILVFTKVELNSKKYHTDKVWFYELLSDGYSLDDNRRKLKENPLPKAVESWKERIGDNEEERKNQHFYVPVSEIEENDFNLSNNPYKDFNYQEEEYQPPKDLLKKLISLEKEILSGMEELNGMIK
- a CDS encoding restriction system-associated AAA family ATPase, which produces MEIVRIKIYSEFRGLQPEFEIKFKNNFNRNEIDPICFAGLNGSGKSNVMELISEIFFYLESINNLSAKKYIKTDSNFGFLIEYLIPLSANNLLQNEPGDYVKNGLTRNVTIKKYKHKPPIITYKVDGEKEVQLIKKDFSTEDYYIEAFDKILPSKVVAYSSGGNEQISKPFQRMGFFYFDEFERATNNIESIGTTRLNRLYLMDYKSNASVLLTNFLFKDNVLEDNLGFKINKELEYMKDVVDVEDIHSFKLVFNLDVKKDHSYSRLKDKIEELTGSSEVEQLLESFKSLLFQKVSIPIQLQSFITNLIYCSTTQKFTIDNDKKDINPEKDWIKLTLYFHVDMELKRAFQETFRKSKVSDFFQNLYLLDLLNINNYSVELREDAKKAGLGKNIAEMLPEIIKEDKVFYISDVRLKKKSDKTDIFYKSLSDGEHQFIQIVGTLLLMEEEGTIFILDEPSTHFNADWSSKFFSTLNDIYLMRKERIEDKSDRKRQNVILSTHSPIMLSDCKTKNVVWFERKNGTTATKELEFETYGASVDYIMKMLSDKNVLIPDKARKELEAAIESDDINTVRKAISKFGESSEKQFLFSKLYELKQKPE
- a CDS encoding DEAD/DEAH box helicase family protein, producing MANLESQTRREIIDLKLKKAGWNVDDLTQVIQEFTIKSDSSNIVEEPIENYKSNQYCDYVLLGKDQKPLAVIEAKKDSVDARKGEEQAKQYAQKIKEVYKCNEPFVFYSNGHDIYFWNVGEYAPYKVYGFPTRADLERLAFIRENKTPLAEELINTEIAGRPYQIQAIRTVMEGIEQRRRKFLLVMATGTGKTRTTIALIDTLMRAGWISRALFLVDRIELRNQAVEAIKEHTPNYSVWPNQNEKDFVFDRRLYVSTYPTMLNIVEEEQNSLSPHFFDLVIVDESHRSIYNVYQNILNYFNAVVLGLTATPTDVIDHNTFEVFDCEDGLPSFAYTYDEAVKNIPKYLNDFEVLKISTKFQVDGIHATTISIDDQKKLIAEGKDIEELNFEGTSLEKSVTNKGTNALIVKEFMEECIKDRNGVLPGKTIFFCMTIKHARRIKEIFDQFFPQHKGELAKVIVSEDPRVYGKGGLLDQFKNRDFPRIAISVDMLDTGIDVREAVNLVFAKPVFSYTKFWQMIGRGTRVLDENNLKPWCHTKDKFLIIDCWDNFEYFKLNPKGREGNNQLALPVRYFKTILDKFEIAKEKDSKAIAEKEISRLQGIIELLPENNVVVMDNANDLARLKEKGFWEKIDDSKIEFLKLTIAPIMRAISRVDFFEMRFKKDVLETSITLLEEKEEEFDAMKEILIAQIDELPLSINIVIKQKDLIKQALRESFWNSISEEKLEEILQKLSPLMRYRKGINTGGNEEVQLNLKDVTYKKETVEFGPENEVVSIQKYKEMVESTIHDLATNNLILQKIKTGHGITQSEIEMLATMLKEKQPHVTLQLLQKVYDNHNAKFIQFIKHILGIEKIKSFGEVVGLAFDEFISQHNNLGANQIQFLEILRKFIIDKGQISKKDLVGAPFTQIHPNGILGVFKPNEINEIVELTQKISA